AAGCTTGGCAACATCGGCTTGCTGGATTGAGGTGCCGTAATCTTGCTTAGCAATGACTTGCATCGAAACATCACAGGTAATGCCATCGTCAATGACATAGGTAACGTCTGGGTTGGCCTGGCGCAAATTACTATCAATTGGCACCGTCAGCTCATTGTTTGCCGGGATCACTAACTCTTCATAATGCTCATCTTTGCGCATCGATCCCTTGTGGATTTGACAGACACTGCCATCCTGCTGATTGAGAAGGAACAGTGCCAATTTGACATCATCATGTCCTTCTTTGATATTTTGTTTGAGCTTGCTGTAAAGTGTGCTGTAACGCATCTCAACGTTTTGTGCCGATGCGTCATGAGCATAGAGCGAAGTGCTGGCAAACAAGCCTGCGACTAGCCAATGGGTTAACTTCATCCTTTATCCTTGGCGCCAGTATTGATTGTTATGCTTGATCATGGCTTGAATTTCATCAACATATGCATGACCACGCTCTGAATAACGGCTTAGTCCTTCTGCCAGTTTCGTACCTTCAACGACTTCACCGGCCTTGCGCTGTGCAGAGCGAATATCACGCAAGTCTTGGTAGGCACGATTGGTATTCACGTTCATGAAGTAGGCTTGCACTGATAAATACGGTGATGCGAATACCGCCACTTCATGGCTCGCTCCTTCATTCCGTGCATTAGGAACCAAGCCGCAGCCTTTACGATAACACCATTGGCCAAAATAGTTGTTGCCTTCGATTGCAAAGCGTGAGGTACCCCATCCTGATTCATTTGCCGCCTGGCTAAGGACAAGCGACTCGGGAAGGACGTCAACACGCTCCAGCATAGCCGCGAGCCAATCGGCGGTAATCATATTACCGTCAAGCGGAAGCTTGTAGGCGTCAGCGAGCTTTTGGGCATAGGCATATTGATCCCGAGAAAGCGATTTACCGGTATTCACTGAAGATAAAACCGACTCGAGGAACTGACGCTCTTCTGTTATCCGTTGATTCTCGTGTTCAACGGCAGGGCGAAGAAAGTCGAAGAAGGCCGCTTTCTTCAGAGTAACGTCGGTGATTTGGGAAAAGTCTGGCTTGGCATTTTGTGAAGAGGCCGAGGCGGCCTCATCACTGGAGCTTTGGAATGGGATTTCGCCACATGCTGTCAATCCACTGACTAATGCAAGAATGGCAACTTTACTGGTTGTTATATTTTTTATCACGCGTCAAAAACCTTTGGAT
This Photobacterium gaetbulicola Gung47 DNA region includes the following protein-coding sequences:
- a CDS encoding hypothetical protein (COG1904): MKLTHWLVAGLFASTSLYAHDASAQNVEMRYSTLYSKLKQNIKEGHDDVKLALFLLNQQDGSVCQIHKGSMRKDEHYEELVIPANNELTVPIDSNLRQANPDVTYVIDDGITCDVSMQVIAKQDYGTSIQQADVAKLVPQMNQILSDLGGMFSGWFMPDVEGVVVHFGSGDSKVIELSTLAEGETITFHRPAVKVTPWIPRH
- a CDS encoding bax protein (COG2992), with translation MIKNITTSKVAILALVSGLTACGEIPFQSSSDEAASASSQNAKPDFSQITDVTLKKAAFFDFLRPAVEHENQRITEERQFLESVLSSVNTGKSLSRDQYAYAQKLADAYKLPLDGNMITADWLAAMLERVDVLPESLVLSQAANESGWGTSRFAIEGNNYFGQWCYRKGCGLVPNARNEGASHEVAVFASPYLSVQAYFMNVNTNRAYQDLRDIRSAQRKAGEVVEGTKLAEGLSRYSERGHAYVDEIQAMIKHNNQYWRQG